In the Piscinibacter sp. XHJ-5 genome, one interval contains:
- a CDS encoding dihydrolipoamide acetyltransferase family protein produces the protein MARQHVIKMPDIGEGIAEVELVGWHVKPGDSVTEDQVLADVMTDKANVEIPSPVAGTVVSLGGEVGQVLAVGSELIRIEVAGVDKAEPRLRAADAVPAADAVPAADAVPAADAVPAADAVPAADAVPAADAVPAADAVPAAAMREQAARLEQRRPPPAPPERAAAANDAADRPIASPALRRRAWELGVDLKDVRPSGPGGRIMQADLDAHVASGGVARAATPPSQVVEARGELRHDEEQVRVIGLRRKIAQKMQESKRRIPHFTYVEEVDVTEVEALRARLNERFARDRAKLTLLPFLVRAVVMAVREFPQVNARFDDEAGVVTRHGAVHVGIATQTDSGLMVPVLRHAEGRDLWDCAAEVARLAETARSGRATRDELSGSTITITSLGALGGIVSTPVINHPEVAIVGVNRIVERPVMRNGAVVSRLLMNLSSSFDHRVVDGLDAAKFVQALRGAVESPAMLFV, from the coding sequence ATGGCCCGCCAACACGTCATCAAGATGCCCGACATCGGCGAGGGCATCGCCGAGGTGGAGCTGGTCGGCTGGCACGTGAAGCCCGGCGACAGCGTGACCGAGGACCAGGTGCTCGCCGACGTGATGACCGACAAGGCGAACGTCGAGATCCCGTCGCCCGTGGCCGGCACGGTGGTGTCGCTCGGGGGCGAGGTCGGGCAGGTGCTCGCCGTCGGGTCCGAACTGATCCGCATCGAGGTGGCGGGCGTGGACAAGGCCGAGCCGAGGCTCCGCGCGGCCGACGCGGTGCCTGCGGCCGACGCGGTGCCTGCGGCCGACGCGGTGCCTGCGGCCGACGCGGTGCCTGCGGCCGACGCGGTGCCTGCGGCCGACGCGGTGCCCGCGGCCGACGCGGTGCCTGCGGCCGACGCGGTGCCCGCGGCCGCGATGCGCGAACAGGCCGCGCGGCTGGAGCAGAGGCGGCCCCCGCCGGCCCCGCCCGAGCGCGCGGCGGCGGCCAACGATGCCGCCGACCGGCCGATCGCGTCGCCGGCGCTGCGCCGGCGCGCCTGGGAACTCGGGGTCGACCTGAAGGACGTGCGGCCCAGCGGGCCGGGCGGCCGCATCATGCAGGCCGACCTGGATGCGCATGTGGCCTCGGGCGGTGTCGCGCGCGCCGCCACGCCGCCTTCGCAGGTCGTCGAGGCACGGGGCGAGCTGCGCCACGACGAGGAGCAGGTGCGTGTCATCGGCCTGCGCCGCAAGATCGCGCAGAAGATGCAGGAGTCCAAGCGCCGCATCCCGCATTTCACCTACGTCGAGGAGGTCGACGTCACCGAGGTCGAGGCGCTGCGCGCGCGGCTCAACGAGCGCTTCGCGCGCGACCGCGCCAAGCTCACGCTGCTGCCGTTCCTGGTGCGCGCCGTCGTGATGGCGGTGCGCGAGTTTCCCCAGGTCAACGCCCGCTTCGACGACGAGGCCGGCGTGGTCACGCGCCATGGCGCGGTGCACGTCGGCATCGCGACGCAGACCGACTCGGGGCTGATGGTGCCGGTGTTGCGCCATGCCGAGGGACGCGACCTGTGGGACTGCGCGGCCGAAGTGGCGCGCCTGGCCGAGACCGCGCGCAGCGGCCGCGCCACGCGCGACGAGCTGAGCGGCTCCACCATCACCATCACCAGCCTGGGCGCGCTCGGCGGCATCGTGTCGACGCCGGTGATCAACCATCCCGAAGTCGCGATCGTCGGCGTCAACCGCATCGTCGAGCGGCCGGTGATGCGCAACGGTGCGGTGGTGTCGCGCCTGCTGATGAACCTGTCGTCATCGTTCGACCACCGGGTGGTCGATGGGCTGGATGCGGCGAAGTTCGTGCAGGCGCTGCGGGGGGCGGTGGAGAGTCCGGCGATGCTGTTCGTGTGA
- a CDS encoding alpha-ketoacid dehydrogenase subunit beta — translation MLKKTDLDAAASAVKTSSMTMIQALRSAMDVMLDRDPDVVVFGQDVGYFGGVFRCTEGLQAKYGASRVFDAPISEGGIVGAAVGMGAYGLRPVVEIQFADYFYPASDQIVSEAARLRYRSVGDFTAPITIRMPCGGGIYGGQTHSQSPEALFTHVCGIRTVMPSNPIDAKGLLIASIENDDPVIFLEPKRLYNGPFDGHHDRPVVPWSKHAMGEVPEGHYTVPLDTAAVFRPGRDVTVLAYGTMVWVSQAAANETGIDAEIIDLRSLWPLDLATIVASVKKTRRCVVVHEATRTSGFGAELVALVQEHCFYHLEAPIERVTGWDTPYPHALEWAYFPGPDRVGTALKRAMEA, via the coding sequence ATGCTGAAGAAAACCGACCTGGACGCCGCGGCGAGTGCGGTGAAGACCAGCTCGATGACGATGATCCAGGCGCTGCGCTCGGCGATGGACGTGATGCTCGATCGCGATCCCGACGTCGTCGTCTTCGGCCAGGACGTCGGCTACTTCGGCGGCGTGTTCCGCTGCACGGAAGGGCTGCAGGCCAAGTACGGCGCCTCGCGCGTGTTCGACGCGCCGATCTCCGAGGGCGGCATCGTCGGCGCGGCGGTCGGCATGGGCGCCTACGGGCTGCGGCCGGTGGTGGAGATCCAGTTCGCCGACTACTTCTATCCGGCCTCGGACCAGATCGTCTCCGAGGCGGCGCGACTGCGCTATCGCTCCGTGGGCGACTTCACCGCGCCGATCACCATCCGCATGCCGTGCGGCGGTGGGATCTATGGCGGGCAGACGCACAGCCAGAGCCCCGAGGCGCTGTTCACCCACGTCTGCGGAATCCGCACGGTGATGCCGTCGAATCCCATCGATGCCAAGGGCCTGCTGATCGCCTCGATCGAGAACGACGACCCGGTCATCTTCCTCGAGCCGAAGCGGCTGTACAACGGGCCCTTCGACGGCCACCACGACCGCCCGGTCGTGCCCTGGTCCAAGCATGCGATGGGCGAAGTGCCCGAAGGCCACTACACGGTGCCGCTGGACACCGCTGCGGTGTTCCGCCCCGGCCGCGACGTGACCGTGCTGGCCTACGGGACGATGGTGTGGGTGTCGCAAGCCGCCGCGAACGAGACCGGCATCGACGCCGAGATCATCGACCTGCGCAGCCTCTGGCCGCTCGACCTCGCGACCATCGTCGCCTCGGTGAAGAAGACGCGCCGCTGCGTCGTCGTCCACGAAGCCACGCGCACCAGCGGTTTCGGCGCCGAGCTGGTGGCTCTGGTGCAGGAGCATTGCTTCTACCACCTCGAAGCGCCGATCGAGCGCGTGACCGGCTGGGACACGCCGTACCCGCACGCGCTGGAGTGGGCCTACTTCCCCGGACCTGATCGAGTCGGCACCGCGCTCAAGCGCGCCATGGAGGCATGA
- a CDS encoding 3-methyl-2-oxobutanoate dehydrogenase (2-methylpropanoyl-transferring) subunit alpha — MSDVQPLRLHVPEPTGRPGCQTDFSYLRLSPAGELRRPPIDTTPADTSDLAYGLVRVLDEDGRAIGPWAPQADPQLLRRGLRAMMKTRIFDARMLIAQRQKKISFYMQCLGEEAIACAHALALHHGDMCFPTYRQQGLLLTRDDVPMAELMCQLMSNEGDPLKGRQLPVMYSYKRAGFFSISGNLATQFIQAVGWGMASAIKGDTKIASAWIGDGATAEADFHTALTFAHVYRAPVILNVVNNQWAISTFQAIAGGEATTFAARGVGCGIASLRVDGNDFLAVLAASRWAAERARSNLGPTLIEWVTYRAGAHSTSDDPSKYRPADDWKRFPLGDPIARLAQHLTRLNAWSQEEQQQAQAELEAEVLAAQRAAEQHGTLIDGHIPPIESMFEDVYKDMPGHLHEQLAQARAGA; from the coding sequence ATGAGCGACGTTCAACCGCTTCGCCTGCACGTGCCCGAGCCCACCGGGCGTCCGGGGTGCCAGACCGATTTTTCATATCTCCGCCTGTCGCCCGCCGGCGAGCTGCGCCGTCCGCCGATCGACACCACGCCGGCGGACACCAGCGACCTGGCCTACGGCCTCGTGCGCGTGCTCGACGAGGACGGCCGCGCCATCGGTCCGTGGGCGCCACAGGCCGATCCGCAGCTGCTGCGCCGCGGCCTGCGCGCGATGATGAAGACGCGCATCTTCGACGCGCGCATGCTGATCGCGCAACGGCAGAAGAAGATCTCCTTCTACATGCAATGCCTCGGCGAGGAAGCCATCGCCTGCGCCCATGCGCTGGCGCTGCACCACGGCGACATGTGCTTTCCCACCTATCGCCAGCAGGGACTGCTGCTGACGCGCGACGACGTCCCGATGGCGGAGCTGATGTGCCAGCTCATGTCCAATGAGGGCGATCCGCTGAAGGGCCGGCAGCTGCCGGTGATGTACTCGTACAAGCGCGCCGGCTTCTTCTCGATCTCGGGCAACCTCGCCACCCAGTTCATCCAGGCGGTGGGCTGGGGCATGGCGTCGGCGATCAAGGGCGACACGAAGATCGCGTCGGCCTGGATCGGCGACGGCGCGACGGCGGAGGCCGACTTCCATACCGCGCTCACCTTTGCGCACGTGTACCGCGCGCCGGTGATCCTCAACGTCGTCAACAACCAGTGGGCCATCTCCACCTTCCAGGCGATCGCCGGCGGCGAGGCCACCACTTTCGCGGCGCGGGGCGTCGGCTGCGGCATCGCCTCGCTGCGCGTGGACGGCAACGACTTCCTCGCGGTGCTGGCGGCTTCGCGCTGGGCGGCCGAACGCGCGCGCAGCAACCTCGGCCCGACGCTGATCGAGTGGGTGACCTACCGCGCCGGCGCGCACTCCACCTCCGATGATCCGTCGAAGTACCGGCCGGCCGACGACTGGAAGCGCTTCCCCCTGGGCGACCCGATCGCGCGGCTGGCGCAGCACCTCACGCGCCTGAACGCCTGGTCGCAAGAGGAGCAGCAGCAGGCGCAGGCCGAGCTCGAGGCCGAGGTGCTGGCCGCGCAGCGCGCGGCCGAGCAGCACGGCACGCTGATCGACGGCCACATCCCGCCGATCGAATCGATGTTCGAGGACGTCTACAAGGACATGCCTGGCCACCTGCACGAGCAGCTGGCGCAGGCGAGGGCAGGAGCCTGA
- a CDS encoding cysteine-rich CWC family protein, giving the protein MTFELDTCARCGAPFRCGMNDAAPCACTGVRLDERVLARLRERYVGCLCLACLCDVQKEKAGAVIDRPACED; this is encoded by the coding sequence ATGACTTTCGAGCTCGACACCTGCGCGCGCTGCGGCGCGCCCTTCCGCTGCGGCATGAACGACGCGGCGCCGTGCGCCTGCACGGGGGTGCGGCTGGACGAGCGCGTGCTGGCGCGGCTGCGCGAGCGTTACGTCGGCTGCCTGTGCCTGGCGTGCCTGTGCGACGTCCAGAAAGAAAAAGCCGGCGCGGTCATCGACCGGCCGGCTTGCGAGGACTGA
- a CDS encoding MFS transporter: MATSVGSAAKPLAKSTAPMTKEEKKVIFASSLGTVFEWYDFYLYGTLAAIIGKQFFSNLDPSSQVIFSLLAFAAGFIVRPFGALVFGRLGDMIGRKYTFLVTILIMGLSTFVVGLLPSYASIGIAAPIILIGLRLLQGLALGGEYGGAATYVAEHAPHGKRGAYTSWIQTTATLGLFLSLLVILGTRTYLTEPVFADWGWRIPFLVSIFLLAISVWIRLSMNESPAFKKMKEEGKTSKAPLSESFGQWKNLKIVILALVGLTMGQAVVWYTGQFYALFFLTGALKVDPATANILIAFSLIIGTPFFIVFGTLSDKIGRKPIIMAGCLIAALTYFPLFKALTETANPELAAAQAKNKVVVVADPARCSFQFNPTGVAKFTSSCDIAKQVLAGRSVSYENEAAPTGTVAQIKIGEKVIPGFESKGLPPDELKKQDAAFKAAIGTALKEAGYPDKAKPIPFMSSPWWTLVAILTLMVIYVTMVYGPIAAMLVEMFPTRIRYTSMSLPYHIGNGWFGGLLPATGLAIVAQTGNMYNGLWYPIIFALITFVIGMLFVKETKDVNIYAND; the protein is encoded by the coding sequence ATGGCAACGTCAGTGGGAAGCGCAGCGAAGCCGCTTGCGAAGTCCACCGCGCCGATGACGAAGGAAGAGAAGAAGGTCATCTTCGCCTCTTCGCTCGGCACGGTGTTCGAGTGGTACGACTTCTACCTCTATGGAACTCTCGCCGCGATCATCGGCAAGCAGTTCTTCTCCAACCTCGACCCGAGCTCGCAGGTCATCTTCTCGCTGCTGGCCTTTGCCGCCGGCTTCATCGTGCGTCCGTTCGGCGCGCTGGTGTTCGGCCGGCTCGGCGACATGATCGGCCGCAAGTACACCTTCCTGGTCACCATCCTGATCATGGGCCTGTCGACCTTCGTGGTCGGCCTGCTGCCCAGCTATGCCTCCATCGGCATCGCGGCGCCCATCATCCTGATCGGCCTTCGCCTGCTGCAGGGCCTGGCGCTCGGCGGCGAGTACGGCGGCGCGGCCACCTACGTGGCCGAGCATGCGCCGCACGGCAAGCGCGGCGCCTACACCTCGTGGATCCAGACGACGGCCACGCTGGGCCTGTTCCTGTCGCTGCTCGTCATCCTCGGCACCCGCACGTACCTCACGGAGCCGGTGTTCGCCGACTGGGGCTGGCGCATTCCGTTCCTGGTGTCGATCTTCCTGCTCGCCATCAGCGTGTGGATCCGCTTGTCGATGAACGAGTCGCCTGCCTTCAAGAAGATGAAGGAAGAGGGCAAGACGTCCAAGGCCCCGCTGTCCGAGTCGTTCGGCCAGTGGAAGAACCTGAAGATCGTCATCCTGGCGCTCGTCGGCCTCACGATGGGCCAGGCGGTGGTCTGGTACACGGGCCAGTTCTACGCGCTGTTCTTCCTCACCGGCGCGCTGAAGGTCGACCCGGCCACGGCCAACATCCTGATCGCGTTCTCGCTGATCATCGGCACGCCGTTCTTCATCGTGTTCGGGACGCTCTCCGACAAGATCGGCCGCAAGCCGATCATCATGGCCGGCTGCCTGATCGCCGCGCTGACCTACTTCCCGCTGTTCAAGGCGCTGACCGAGACGGCCAACCCCGAGCTCGCTGCCGCCCAGGCGAAGAACAAGGTCGTCGTGGTGGCCGATCCGGCGCGCTGCTCCTTCCAGTTCAACCCGACCGGCGTTGCCAAGTTCACCAGCTCGTGCGACATCGCCAAGCAGGTGCTGGCCGGCCGTTCCGTGAGCTACGAGAACGAAGCCGCTCCCACGGGCACGGTGGCGCAGATCAAGATCGGCGAGAAGGTCATCCCGGGCTTCGAGTCGAAGGGACTGCCGCCTGACGAGCTGAAGAAGCAGGACGCCGCCTTCAAGGCGGCCATCGGCACCGCACTGAAGGAAGCCGGCTACCCGGACAAGGCCAAGCCGATTCCGTTCATGAGCAGCCCCTGGTGGACCCTGGTCGCCATCCTGACGCTGATGGTCATCTACGTCACGATGGTGTACGGCCCGATCGCCGCGATGCTGGTCGAGATGTTCCCGACCCGCATCCGCTACACCTCGATGAGCCTGCCGTACCACATCGGCAACGGCTGGTTCGGCGGCCTGCTGCCGGCGACCGGACTGGCCATCGTGGCGCAGACGGGCAACATGTACAACGGCCTGTGGTATCCGATCATCTTCGCCCTGATCACCTTCGTGATCGGCATGCTGTTCGTCAAGGAAACCAAGGACGTCAACATCTACGCCAACGACTGA
- a CDS encoding 2-hydroxychromene-2-carboxylate isomerase yields the protein MKHLTFHFDVVSPFAYLAFERLPQALEGLSYSVDYQPVLFAGLLSHWGQKGPAEIEPKRAWTFRHVHWLAHRHRIAMHTPAQHPFNPLALLRLALACAPPGRTPSRHVCEQALRHVWCGGGDANDPARLAALTAQLAPRLDPASDVVKQALKEATARAVAKGVFGVPTIEVDGRLFWGFDALEMVAAYLRGDPWFDGPAWDGAAVAPPGVTRKT from the coding sequence ATGAAGCACCTCACCTTCCACTTCGACGTGGTCTCGCCGTTCGCCTACCTCGCCTTTGAACGGCTGCCGCAGGCGCTCGAAGGCCTGTCGTACAGCGTCGACTACCAGCCGGTGCTGTTCGCCGGGCTGCTGTCGCACTGGGGGCAGAAGGGGCCGGCCGAGATCGAGCCCAAGCGCGCCTGGACGTTCCGCCACGTGCACTGGCTCGCGCACCGTCATCGCATCGCGATGCACACGCCGGCGCAGCATCCGTTCAACCCGCTCGCGCTGCTGCGCCTGGCCCTGGCCTGCGCGCCGCCTGGCCGCACGCCCTCGCGCCATGTCTGCGAGCAGGCATTGCGTCACGTCTGGTGCGGTGGCGGCGATGCCAACGACCCCGCGCGGCTGGCGGCGCTCACCGCACAGCTCGCGCCTCGACTCGATCCCGCCAGCGACGTCGTCAAGCAGGCGCTGAAGGAGGCCACGGCGCGGGCCGTCGCCAAGGGCGTGTTCGGCGTGCCGACGATCGAAGTCGACGGCCGCCTCTTCTGGGGCTTCGATGCGCTCGAGATGGTGGCTGCCTACTTGCGCGGCGATCCCTGGTTCGACGGGCCCGCATGGGACGGTGCGGCCGTCGCACCCCCGGGCGTCACCCGCAAAACTTGA
- a CDS encoding DUF1289 domain-containing protein: MSEPAPPVPSPCNSVCRMNARTGWCEGCFRTIDEIASWSRMDDDEKRAVWLQLAQRREQETSRP, from the coding sequence ATGTCCGAGCCTGCACCTCCCGTCCCCAGCCCCTGCAACAGCGTCTGCCGCATGAACGCGCGCACCGGCTGGTGCGAGGGCTGCTTCCGCACGATCGACGAGATCGCGTCGTGGTCGCGCATGGACGACGACGAGAAGCGCGCCGTGTGGCTGCAGCTCGCGCAGCGCCGCGAGCAGGAGACTTCGCGCCCATGA